ACGGAAGCCATCGTTCAAAAATTTTCGGAATTTTCCATATCCTACAACATCAATATCATCACCGGGAGTATGCCGGAAATGATTGAGGGACGGCTTTATAACGTTGGCTACCTGTGTAGAAGGGATGGGAGTATGGAGCGTTATGAAAAATTACATGTTACTCCGGACGAAGCTAAAGTATGGGGAATGCAGGGCGGACATCAGTTAAAAGCTTTTGATACCGACTGCGGTAAAATCGGAATCCTCATCTGTTATGATTCTGAATTTCCGGAATTGAGTCGAATTTTGGCAGACGAAGGAATGGATATTCTTTTTATTCCATTTTTGACTGATACACAGAACGGCTATTCCAGAGTGCGGAACTGTGCTCAGGCAAGAGCCATAGAGAACGAGTGTTATGTGGCCATTGCTGGGAGTGTTGGAAATTTACCTAACGTCCAGAACATGGATATCCAATTTGCACAATCCATGGTATTTACACCTTGTGATTTTTCGTTTCCGACAAATGGTATAAAAGCGGAAGCTACACCCAACACAGAGATGATTTTAATTGCCGATGTGGATATCGATTTGCTACGGGAGTTGAACCAATTCGGTGCCGTGCGGAATCTAAAGGATAGGCGTACCGATATTTTTGAACTTAGAAAAAGATAAAGGATTTGGATTTAAAGATTATAGGGAGTGAAGAATGGTGTGTCTTTGAGGAATTAGGCATTCCTGCCATTAAAGCGCGTGTAGATTCCGGGGCAAAAACCTCATCTATTCAGGCAACTAATCTTAAAGTATTCAACAAAGGAGCTAAGGAATGGGTAAAATTTGAAGTTAATCCTTTACCGGAAAATAGAAGTATCGGAATTTCCTGTGAAGCGCAGCTGGTAGACCGCCGTATGGTTAAAAGCTCATCCGGCATTTCTGAAGAACGATTAGTGGTAAAGACCCCGGTGACCATAGGTGATCATACTTTTGATATAGAGCTGACCTTGGCCAACCGGGATACAATGGAGTTCCGCATGCTTTTAGGGCGTGAAGCACTTAACGAACGGTTTATTGTAAATCCGGCAATCAACTATGCCGTGCAGGAATTTGTTGAAGAGGAGATTGAAGAGAAGTACCAACCTTATTTTAAGGAAAAAACAGGCCTGAAAATTGGGCTATTAGCTAGCAATCCTAATTTATACAGTAACAAACGCATTATGGAAGCGGCAGAGGCCAGGGGGCATGAAATCGTTTTTTTGAACGTTGAACTGGCGTACATGAAACTAGATGCTCGTTCCCCAGAAATACGCTACCGTGGTGGAAATATCTTAAAGGATTTCGATGCTGTAATACCGCGTATAAAACCATCGGTTACCTTTTATGGATGTGCCCTTATACGTCAGTTCAAGAACTTGGGGGTTTACTGTCAAAATTCAGCGGAATCCATAACCCAATCCAGGGACAAACTTTTTGCGTCGCAGCTCTTTTCCAATTATGACATTCATATCCCGATTACCGGATTTGCCAAGTCACCTATGGATACTAAAGACTTGATAAAAATGGTTAATGGCGCCCCGTTGATCATAAAGCTACTGGAAAGCACACAAGGTAAAGGTGTGGTTTTAGCGGAGACCAATAAGGCGGCAGAAAGTGTTATCAACGCCTTTAAAAGTGTTAATACAAATATTTTGGTACAGGAATTCATAAAAGAAGCCAACGGGCAGGATATCCGCTGCTTTGTGGTCAATGGGAAGGTTGTTGCCTCAATGCAGCGCCAAGCGGCAAAGGGAGAATTTAGGGCCAACATTCATCAAGGAGGAAAAGCCTCTAGGATAAAAATTACGACGGAGGAACGTAAATTGGCACAAAAGGCTGCCAAAGTCCTGAACTTGGCCGTGGCTGGCGTGGACATTATCCGTTCCAATAAAGGACCTTTGTTATTAGAAGTCAATTCCTCTCCTGGTCTGGAAGGTATTGAAAATGCTACGGGAAAAGATATTGCCAATGAAATGATCCTGGCCATAGAGAAAAAATTGAAGTTTACTCAGGGATAGTTCCTCGTTTATCATCAGGCCCAAAATAGTAGATATCTACAAATAATCCCTTTATCCATAGGAAATATGAATATGTTATGAAGAATTCTTTGGTTGTATTGATAATAGGACTAACGTCAACGCTCGTCGGAGCGCAATTCATCAAAAACGAATCTATTAACGCACAAATAGGATTTGGATTGAGTTCCCCTTATAATAGTGTGGATGAAATTGTCGATGACGGTTTGTTCCTTCAAGGTGAATATGTTCTAGGAATCGCTTCCTGGTTTGAACTGAGACCCTATGCTGGTATGATTTTAACAAGTTCCAATGGAGATGATATTAATGGTAATCCAACCGTGGAAAAGGCAGAAACCAAAGCTTTTTTAATTGGAGGGAAAGGAAGAATTAGTGCTCCAATTCCTTGGGTTGCCCCGTATGTGGAGATTGGAATTGGTGCATCGATTGGAAAATTTGAAACCTTTACGGCGTTTGATGACATTAATAAAAGTGGATTTATTTACCACATACCATTTGCCTTCGGATTGGAAGTAGGACGAAAAAATAATATTGATTTGGGTTTGGCTTACTATTTTCAACCGAGTGTCCAACAATATGCCGGAGCATTTGCATTAGGCATTTCAATTCCTATAAAAGGATAGATAAGATGACATGGCGTCATATTTCCTGCAAAATGCCCGATTCCAATAAAGCTAGATTGAATCTAACTATATAATTTAACCTTAGCCTTTCAAATTTTTCAACATCTCTTTTGTAGTTTCCCTCAAATCGTATTCAGCTTTCCAGTTCCAGTCTTCTTGGGCGTTAGAGTCGTCTATACTACTGGGCCATGAGTCTGCAATTTTTTGTCTAAAATCAGGTTCGTACGAAATTTTGAAATCTGGAATATTTCTGCTAATCTCTTCTGCGATGTCTTTTGGTGTAAAACTCATCCCGGAAAGGTTATAAGAAGAGCGCACTTTTATGTCATCTGCACGGGATTCCATAATCTGTAGGGTAGCCCTAATGGCATCATCCATAAACATCATCGGCAAGGCCGTATCTTCTTTTAAAAAACAGGTATAGGAGGTCTTGGACAAGGCCTTGTGGTAGATTTCAACTGCATAATCGGTAGTGCCACCTCCTGGCATGGTTTTCCAACTGATCAAACCGGGATAACGGATGCTTCTGACATCTACTCCAAACTTGTTATGGTAATATTCACACCAGCGCTCTCCGGACTGTTTACTTATGCCGTAGACGGTGCTGGGTTCCATAATAGTGTTTTGTGGCGTATTTTCCTTGGGCGTATTGGGGCCAAAAACCGCAATACTAGATGGCCAAAAAATCTTATCTATTTTCTTTTCTTTTCCTAGGTTAAGAACATTAAAAGGGAGTTCATGTTTAGGTTCCAAGCCCGCATGGGAAATTTTTCCGCTGTAGCACTTAGCATGGCCGCCATTAAATATACCTCGTTAATTTCATAATAGGCTACCACCTCCTCCAGCGCATCATAATCGGTCGCGTCCAAAATTTCAAAAGGTCCCGAGGCCATCATTTCCTCACTTCCTTCCCGGATATCGCTTGCGATGACATTATTAGATCCGTATTTCTCTCGCAAGGCAAAGGTTAGCTCTGTACCTATTTGTCCACACGCTCCAATAATCAAAATATATTTCTCCATTAAAAAGAAGTTAAATGAATTCTGCCATAAAGATACCCTTTCCTAAAATTTGTACATTCGCCACATGTCAAAAATGTTTGTTTTTCTGATGCTATCACTGCTTTTAATGGCCTGCAAAGATACACCGGCTGCTACTGCGGATTCGCAGGGTATAGGTTGGACATTGGACTCGAGTGAATTGCCTAGAAAAAGTGCGGTGAACGGCAAAGCTGCTGCAATTCTTAATAAATGGAAGGAGTTCAGTATGTTCGAAACAACGTTCGACCGATTATACACGAGTGAGAATAGGGAAGATTTAATATTGGTTACGGAGGATTTGGTGGAAAAACAAAAAGTGCTGGAAGCATCCGTATATCCTTCGGAGTTTGATATCCCGCAAATAAAGGGAAGGCAAAAAGTCTTGAAGACCTACATTTTAAAAACAAAGGGAGATTTAGAATATCGTCTAAATCCAGAGGACTCCTTAAAGGAGGTGATACAGGCATTTAATGCTTTAAGGGAACAATTTAACGTAGTGGTAAACAATACTTTGCCAGAGGACCTAATCAAAAATGAGAAAAGCTAAATTTTTACTGTTATTTTGGAGCATAGCTTGCATTGCACAGGAGCAACCGCAACAAGAAATTAATGCGGTATTAGACACTTGGCACAACGCTGCGGCCGAAGCAAACTTTGATACCTATTTTAGTTTGATGTCGGACGATGCGGTCTTCATTGGAACGGACGCCACGGAAAACTGGGACCTAACCGAGTTCAAAGCCTATTCCAAGCCACATTTTGATAAGGGTAAGGCCTGGAATTTCACTCTGGTGGAGCGCAATGTTTATGTAAATACTTCCGAAAATTTTGCTTGGTTCGATGAGCTACTGAATACGCAAATGAAGATTTGTCGTGGCTCTGGCATACTCAAAAAAGTAGATGGAAAATGGAAAATTGGGCATTATGTGCTGTCCATAGCCGTACCCAATGAACATGTTTCGGAACTTATCGAGATTAAAAAGGAAAGGGACAATATCCTTCTGGAAAATCTAAATCATAAAAAAACGGGCAATTAGCCCGTTTTCAGTTTCTTATAATTTTTTAGCATACTATTGCTTTGGTTCGGCAGGTGCCTCTTTTCTAGACTCCAGTGCCTGCTTGCTTAAACTTGCCAAATTAAAGTTGGGGTCCATTTTTAAGGCTTCATCTATAATAGCAATCGCTGCGTCAATATTTGTTTTGTCCATATTGAACTGTACTAATCCTTTGAGGTGCATAAAAGCTGCTTTCAACGAAACTTCATAGGGTTGTTGGCGTTCGTAAAATGCATATTTCATTTCATCGGTGGCATTGGCTATACCGTACTCAATGTGGGTCAATGCTCCGGCGTTGTCCCCGGTCTGAATCTTTAAATCCGCCAATTCGTAGGCTAAATAGGCATTGGGTTCCCTCGTATTTAAAACCTCAAATTGCTCCAAAGCTCTTTTTGGCTGGTTTAAAGCCTTTAGGGAAATTGCCTTTACCTGTACGGCAAGATCGGAATCGGTAGCCAATTTTTCAATACCAATGGTATTTAAGGCTTGTAGATGCTGATTGTCGTTGGCATAGATATATGCCAAGGTGTCCATTCTTTCTTTGGATGGGGATAACACATTAAGATGGGTGAGTGCGTTTATGACGCCATCGATATCACCCTGTAGGCGCATCTGATTGTAGAAAGCTTCATAGTGCTTTTGTAATTCGGTAGTGGTCTGCGCAGTTCCATAAAAACAGGTACATACGAAAAGCGCAAAAATTAATTTTTTCATCGTTTAGTTATTTTTTGGTGCGCTAAACTATTAAAATATTCCATATAACCCTGTTAAGGAAAGCCTTAAATCCTTTAAAAAGGAAAAGACGCCCGAGAGCGTCTTTTCAAAAAAGGGTAATTTTTATTGCAATATGCTAGGCGAGGGAGTATTTACTCTCCTGAGGCGTAAAGCTGTTTAAAAGCTGCGCATAGAACCCAATGCTCCTATCGTCTTTTTCAATACAGGACCTTAAGAATTTCTTTAAATTGTGGAACAATAAATTGGTATGTAGCGTTGGCAAATACGTGTTTACTTCTTTTGGGTTGTAAACTTTATCGTCCATAACAATATCCATCTCAATTCGATGTCTGTGATAATCAATACTTACCTCCGTGGCATTGTAATACTTTTTAAGTAGAGCGATATGTAATTGCTCATATTTTTTTGATCTCTGCGCGTTTTTACAACTTAGGGAGATAAGATTTTCTAATTCCATCAAAATCCTCTCCCTCAACTTAGACTTTTTCATAACTTTTTGATTTTAATGATTACTTAAAGGTATGTATTTCATCGATAAGTACTTAAAAATCAGTAGTATATTAACAGTGGGAGAGCTGTTTTTGTTGTGAAAATAGCAGAAGTTGTGGTCAATTAAGAGCGAATAGGGGTGAAAAGAACTTTATTTTTAATAAGAAATAACTTACAAGTATCAATTTTTTTGTCGGATTCACCTTCATCATCTTTATACTGCGGAGGTGCCAAGCCTCTCTTTTTAGCTTCTTCTGTATAATAATCCTTCTTTAGAGGATGATCAGGAAATACCCCATTTATTATCTGGTTCCATTGCTCACCTTTTATGATGGTGCTAATTAAATTGATGCAGTCATTCAAATGAATTAGGTTTACCGGTGCATTGCCACCTTTTACATTTTTCTTTCCGGACAACATGGTTACCGGGTGTCTATCGGGACCGATAAGACCTCCAAAACGAATAATAGTACATTGTAGATTTTCATCTTCTTTGAATAAACGTTCGCAGTCAAGAAGTTGCTTTCCGGATTCCGTCACAGGTTTCGGTGTTGTTTCCTCGTTTACTTCACCTTTAATATCACCATACACTGAGGTGCTACTTACAAAAATCACTTTTTCGATAGGGGATTGTTTAGTCGCCTTATGAAGTAACCCCATCTTTTTCACATAACTTTCCTTTGGTCCTTTACCACGGAAACCGGGCGGAACATTGATAATAAGTACATGTAGATTTTTCAAAAAATCGGAAATAGGCCCTCGTATGTTTTCCTCTGAAAGTGATACCTGATAGGGAACAATCCCCGCGTTTCTTAAGATTTCGAGTTTGTTTTTGGAAGTTGTAGTACCCTTTACGGAGTAACCTTGACCCACCAAATTTTTTGCTAAGGGAAGGCCTAACCATCCACAGCCTAGGACCCCTACTGATTTAGTCAAAGCTCAGTTTTTGAATGGTGAGAATCGCATCATTTAGAACAAAGGGCATCGGGATGTTATCCTTTGGGCGTTTGGGAACCGAAAATAAGGGATTATCCAGTAAATCGTTGGATGCCTCATATACAACGAGCTCTAAAGAGGAATCCTTAGGCACTTCCAAAAGGAGTTCAGTAAATTCGTTATCACTGATATAATGAGTAATTAATTTTCCTCCTCTTCTATTTTTAAGGAAATAATCGGACAATTCTATACCATTAACGGTGGCCTTTTTTATAGGTGTCTCGTTACTGAATATTTCCAACCTGTTAACGTTGCGCTGTGGGGTGATACAGAGTCTTAATCTTCTGGTTTCCTTAACTACGGTATCGGTCAGGATTTCTACTTTAGGCGGGGCTATTTTCTTTAATGGAGCTTCCGCCGAATAAGTAAAACCGGAACTATATTTGCTGCTTATAGTGTTTTCGGTCAATTTTTCAGGTGTACTCCTTTCTTTCACAATGTACTGCTTGGTCCATTCCGAGGGCTCATTTTCATAAGTGGCCCATTTGGCCTCGTTGGCATCTGCATCCATAACATACAGTAGACTGGTGGGTTTGGGTGTATCTTCTCCAAAACCTGAATTTAGTTGTGCGGAAACCAAAAAACCTATAAAAAGTAAAAAACACAGTGTCGCCAATGCGCCTTTATTGCGGTAGTTCGTAATAACCGGTAGCAGTAGAAAAAAGAGCAAGGTCGCAAAAACAGTTGCGGCCACCATCATTTTTAACCCAAGGCCAACGGGAAACATTTGAATAAAGGGCGAATAAATAAAAATAGCGGGGAGTCCTAGAAAAACTAACAGGAACGGGTTTGGTTTTTTCTGATTGATAAGGATATAAAAAGCGACGAGAACCGCGTATACCGGTATTATGAAGAATGCAGCTCCTTGAAGATACTGTGCAACGGCTCCACATATAATCAACCAAATGAGTATGGGGGCAACCAACAGATTTGGATTTTTAACCACCCTGAATTTATGATACACGTAGAAGCAAACGGCGACCGAGAAAAAGGCAAAGGCAAAAATATAGGCGTGTCCGTTATAGCTAAATCCATGGAGCATATCCTTATAGGAGGGATAGACCCATTTAAGCACTTTCCAACTGTAAAACCCTACGAAACCGTTTATCGCCAAGGCAATGAAAACCGGTACGAATCCCTTAAAGACATCTTTGGCATTTAAGACATTTTTTCTGAACCCCTGAATGAGGATAATCACAAAAAGTAGACAAGCCAGACCGAACATGGGCCAAATCCATTCAAACGGATAGGTGATAATTTTGAAGAAAGGAATATTAAAATAAACGTTATCGCTGAGGCTTTTCATCGTTGATAAATCGGCCTCGCTAAAATGATTTAGTAATGGCATTAAATAGCTCCCTTGATGTGCCAGTGTATTTCGGTCTAATCTATCCGCGGTGTCCATTGCCGTATGATAATCAAAATGGTCATCTATAAAGGCTAAGTTGAAGCCCTCTATATCGGCGTCTTCCCTAAAAACGGTTAGATCCGTATCGTTGGGGAGCATCTTGTAGATACTATACGCCAGGGAGTTTGCGACGGGATACCTCGGATTGGCTTTTATGAATTCTTGAATAAGATTGGCGTTGCCCCTATTGGTCTCCATGAGCATATAGGATGCACCGCCACTTCCTCTCGCTTCAAAATTGAGGACCAAACCTACATCCTTTGACCAAGGATGTTCCTTAACAAAAAGGTCTGCCCCGTTAAGTCCCAACTCTTCCGCATCCGTAATCAGGATAATAATATCATTTTTTGGCTGCTTCCCGTTAGCTAAAAAAGCCCTTAGACCTTCAAGTATGGTGGCAACGCCGCTTCCCGCGTCGCTCGCACCGAAAGAAGAGTGGGGACTGCTATCATAATGGGATAATAACAATAAAGCTTTTCCGTTTTCCTTCCCTTCAATACGGGCCAAAATATTGGTGGCCTTGCTTAAATTGGCCCAGTCCCCTGCGGTATAGCCTTCCTGTACGCTAGTTGTGAGCCCCAATTTTTCCAGCTCAGCTATAATATACGATCGCACTTTCGAATGTCCTGGAAAGCCGACGCCATGGGGTTCTTTAGAGATGTTCTTAACGTGGGCCATGGCCCTATCTGTGGCAAATGAAGTTTCAGGGGCACTTATATCCGGATTGTATTGGGGCATTAAAGCCTTGAAACTCCAATAAATTGCCAGAACAAGAAGTAGCAGGGTGAGTACGGTGGTCGTTTTTTTCATTGGTTCAGGTTCTGGCCTAAAATTAGGAAATATTAAGGGCTATTCCCCGTACATCGGGTTTTTTTAAGATATCCAGTATTTTTTTCTATCTTTAGTAATTAACCTCCAAAATAAATAGTTATGGGAATCAAAAGTTTTCAGGGCATACGAAAGGCGATAAAGAAGGAATTTAAAGCTCCAATATTGGTTTCCGATTACATGACGACCAAATTGATAACTTTTAGTCCGGAACAGTCTATTTTAGAAGTGATGGAGAAGTTTGCTAAACATCACATTTCCGGAGGACCCGTCTTGGATAGTAATGGGTTTTTGGTAGGAATAATTTCGGAAGCGGATTGTATGAAGCAAATTTCCGAAAGTCGTTATTTTAACCAACCTATACTGGATAAAAGTGTGGAGAAGTTTATGACAAAAAATGTGGAGACCATTCCTCATGACATTTCAATTTTCGATGCGGCCGGTATTTTTGCTCAGCACAATAGAAGACGATTACCCGTAATGAAAAACGATATTCTTGTTGGCCAAATAAGTCGTAAGGATATTGTAGTGGCTGCCTTAAAATTAAGTGGGCATAATTGGAAATAGGTTTTTAGTCCCAGAAGGGGCTATTCATAGTAATAAAAGATAATGCTTCCCAAAGGGGGAGCATTTTTTGTTTGTTGAACTAGAGCTCACACTATAATTCTTAGGGATTTTATTCGAAAGAAGTTTTTAATTATGGGGTCAAGAGGATGTTATTCCCGCTTCACTATCATGTAGTAATCATTATCCAAGGGCAAATAGCCTAAATCGTACACGAAATAATAGGTCGTCCCTTTTTTGGTGGTGTACAGGTTGGTAATAAAATCAAAATCAAAACCCTTGTCCAATAACCTGGTCCTGGTAGTCCTAGTTTTTCCTTGGGTAAGTTTAAAACTGTCCAAGATGCGGTAATTTTTGCGCAAGCGATTATTAATGTTGCGCATCAGGTTCTTACTGTCTTTATTTACCTTATTGTTGTAAGCATTTCTGCAATAATCATTACAGAATTTTTTATCTACTCTGCCTATAATTTCAGTCCCGCACTCCAAGCATTTTTTCTTCATTTATTGCCTTTTGTAGTTGAACTTAATTTCCTCTGCCGAACCATCGTTTTGATGGATCAGGCCGTAAATATTGATTTCGTTAGGCCCAACCTTCTCAAAAGTGAAGCCATCAAAATAGAGTCGGTCTTCGGCCACTTTTATCAACCTAAAACGCTGCACTTCATCTTTCTCCTCCCAACCTTTCAGGTCCTTGTCAAAATGTTTCAGTTCAAAAACCAAGGTGTTATCCACTTCCCGAATATGACCTATTTCATAAAAATTGATTTCTCCCTTGGCAATCAGTCTAAAAACGAACATCATTACCCCTGCAGCTGGCGGACTCCATATTTCCTCGGTAACTCCCCCAAAGGCTTCGCCTTTCCAATGACCCGTCATCCATTCCATCTGAGAAATTGAAGCATCGGCGGAAACGGTATCCTCCAAAAAGGTCATCGTGTTTTGGCCTTGTAGTCCGAAACCTATGAGTAATACGATCAAAAGCAGATTTTTCATAATCATTTGTTTACAACAAGTTACAAATTATCCGTTTACAAACGGTTAGTACTAGTTTGGCCTATTTAATTAATTTTTAATCAAACAGGTTGACTCAGTCAATCCAAAATTTTAAGCTCATACTTTCTTAATAAATTTGGTAATGCTTTTGAGGTAAAGATTGCCTCTTTTAACCGATTTTTCTCCGGGTCTATATTAAAATTTTGAGCAGAGGAAAAATCTACGCCCTCCAAAATACTGTTATGGAAAATGGCCCGCTCCAAATCGCATTTTTCAAATTTGGCGTTCCTTAAATCGGTTTCCGTAAAATCGACCTCAATGAGTTTACAATTGAAAAAATGTTCCTTCTTTAGGGAAAGTCCAACGAAGGAACTAAAATTTAACATGCACTGCTTAAAGGCGAAATCCATCAAAAAATCATTGGATTCCTCAAATTTTAACCCCATCATTTTGCAATGGTCAAACAGCACATCGTTGAACTGGTTATGGGCAATATTGGTATTACTTAGATTGCACTCTAGAAACTTACATTCCATAAAGTTTTGGTTGTCCAGATAGCCATTGGAAAAATCGCAGTTCTCAAAAGTGCAGTTTTCATACTCACCTTTGGGCAACCGCTCCTTTACAAAATTTGCCCCTTCAAACAATTGATCGGATATGAAGCCCGGCATACGCTAAATTTTACTTTAAAAATGAGTTATTCCTTCGTCATGATTATTGCCGGTATTCCCAATTCATCGTACAAGTCATTGAATGCTTTCATTTCCGTATTGATGATTGCATCATGCTCTTTTTTGAAAGTACTCCATTGTCCCAAAAGATCTTGCAGGCGCTGTTTTGCACCTTCGGTTACCTTGGGCTCCGCTACATCTACATATCCTCTTAAATTCAATAATTGCGCATTAAGCCTGTTGGTAAAATTAATGACATCCTGAAAAGTTTTTTGTTTGGGTTGTATTAAGTTTTCTTCCCATTTCGTAATTCTTTTTACCAAAGAATCTCCTTTTTCCAGTAAAGCTTCGGCTTGCTCGTTATCCTTCAGTAAATCGGAATATTGTTTTAACTGAGCTTTAGCGGAGCGCATGGCGTTTACGGAAGTATGTATTTCTGTTACCGCATTTTCAATCTTGTTCAATACTTCTTGCTGTTCTTCATAATCCGCCATAGTTCCTTTAACTTTTGGATTAGGTAAAATCGTGACCATGGTCTCCGAACTATTATCCTCCATGGTTAGCCTTAGTGTGTAGGTGCCCGGTGCAATATTGGAACCTTGGTCGCCCCCCAATACAAAAACCTTGTCGACCGTTGGAAGGTTATCCTTCCTAAAATCCCACGTAAATCGGTTATAACCCTTCTTGGAAGGAAGCACTTGAGCTTTGGACGGGCCACCTGGCCAAGTCTTAAAGTCCTTTGGCTTTTGGTTGGTGATGGTCCGGATTATGTTCCCGTTTTGTAACACCTCTAATTTGAGCTCTGTGCTGTCCAGTTTTTGTTCTAAATAATAGTCGAACGTGACCCCACTGGGTGGGTTGGAGCCCAATCCGGGAATCGGTTTTTCACTAGAGCCTCCAAAGAACAGATAAGTATCCTTGGGCTTGAATAAAGTTACTTTACTCTTTGGGGTCATTATATTCTGAATCGTTGCGATATCATCCAAAATCCAAAATGCACGTCCTGCCGTTGCGGCGACCAAATCGTTGTCTTGGATGGTTAAGTCATTTATCGGCACAACCGGAAGATTAAGTTGAAACGGTTGCCAGTTTTGTCCATCGTCCAATGAGATGAACAATCCGGTTTCCGTACCGGCATAGAGCAATCCTTTTTGCTTTCTATCCTCCCGTACCACCCTTGTAAAGGTATGGTCTCCTGTAATTCCATTGGTGATTTTGGTCCATGTGGCACCATAATCGGTCGTTTTAAAAATATAGGAGTTCAGGTCCATGGATTTATAGCGCATGACGACAACGTATGCGGTTGCGGGATTATGGGGAGAGACCTCGATACTATTAATAATCCCATCCTGGATTCCCGTAGGGGTGACGTTAGACCAGTTTTGGCCTCCATCTTTTGTGATGTGTAGCAAACCATCATCCGTACCCGCCCATAGAACACCTTCCTCGTGCTGCGATTCTACCAAATAGGTTATGGTATTGTAGTTTTCACCACCGGCAGCTTCGTTGGTATAGGGCCCACCACCCGGACCATGTTTCTCTTCTTCGTTTCGCGTTAAATCCGGACTTACGGTAGTCCAGCTATATCCTTCATCCGTGGACTTAAAAACCACGTTCCCGGCATGATAAATGGTTTTTCGGTTATGGGGCGATGTAATAATAGGTGCGTTCCAATTGTAGCGATATTTCGAATCCTTAGGCGCTACGCTCAAGCCCAGTTCCGGATATTGTTTTATGGGTTTAGACTCCTTGGTCTTGGCGTCCCACTTATCAATATTTCCCTGATAGGTGCCGCCATAAATAAGCTCTGGATTGTCGGGGTCAAAAGCTAAAAACGCGCTCTCCCCACCAGCTACGGGGTACCAATCCTTCCAATCTATTCCTTGGTCGTTGGTACGGGATGCAATGGCAACGGTGGAGTTGTCCTGTTGCCCTCCATAGACGTTGTAGGGAACAAGATTATCGGTAATAACACGGTAAAATTGTGCCGTATTTTGATTTTCCTGAGTGCTCCAGCTCTTCCCTTCATTATTGGAAACATTGGAGCCCCCGTCATTGGAATTGATCATCACCTGAT
This sequence is a window from Maribacter aestuarii. Protein-coding genes within it:
- a CDS encoding M20/M25/M40 family metallo-hydrolase, whose protein sequence is MKKTTTVLTLLLLVLAIYWSFKALMPQYNPDISAPETSFATDRAMAHVKNISKEPHGVGFPGHSKVRSYIIAELEKLGLTTSVQEGYTAGDWANLSKATNILARIEGKENGKALLLLSHYDSSPHSSFGASDAGSGVATILEGLRAFLANGKQPKNDIIILITDAEELGLNGADLFVKEHPWSKDVGLVLNFEARGSGGASYMLMETNRGNANLIQEFIKANPRYPVANSLAYSIYKMLPNDTDLTVFREDADIEGFNLAFIDDHFDYHTAMDTADRLDRNTLAHQGSYLMPLLNHFSEADLSTMKSLSDNVYFNIPFFKIITYPFEWIWPMFGLACLLFVIILIQGFRKNVLNAKDVFKGFVPVFIALAINGFVGFYSWKVLKWVYPSYKDMLHGFSYNGHAYIFAFAFFSVAVCFYVYHKFRVVKNPNLLVAPILIWLIICGAVAQYLQGAAFFIIPVYAVLVAFYILINQKKPNPFLLVFLGLPAIFIYSPFIQMFPVGLGLKMMVAATVFATLLFFLLLPVITNYRNKGALATLCFLLFIGFLVSAQLNSGFGEDTPKPTSLLYVMDADANEAKWATYENEPSEWTKQYIVKERSTPEKLTENTISSKYSSGFTYSAEAPLKKIAPPKVEILTDTVVKETRRLRLCITPQRNVNRLEIFSNETPIKKATVNGIELSDYFLKNRRGGKLITHYISDNEFTELLLEVPKDSSLELVVYEASNDLLDNPLFSVPKRPKDNIPMPFVLNDAILTIQKLSFD
- a CDS encoding CBS domain-containing protein, whose amino-acid sequence is MGIKSFQGIRKAIKKEFKAPILVSDYMTTKLITFSPEQSILEVMEKFAKHHISGGPVLDSNGFLVGIISEADCMKQISESRYFNQPILDKSVEKFMTKNVETIPHDISIFDAAGIFAQHNRRRLPVMKNDILVGQISRKDIVVAALKLSGHNWK
- a CDS encoding DUF6265 family protein, which encodes MKNLLLIVLLIGFGLQGQNTMTFLEDTVSADASISQMEWMTGHWKGEAFGGVTEEIWSPPAAGVMMFVFRLIAKGEINFYEIGHIREVDNTLVFELKHFDKDLKGWEEKDEVQRFRLIKVAEDRLYFDGFTFEKVGPNEINIYGLIHQNDGSAEEIKFNYKRQ
- a CDS encoding nuclear transport factor 2 family protein, with protein sequence MRKAKFLLLFWSIACIAQEQPQQEINAVLDTWHNAAAEANFDTYFSLMSDDAVFIGTDATENWDLTEFKAYSKPHFDKGKAWNFTLVERNVYVNTSENFAWFDELLNTQMKICRGSGILKKVDGKWKIGHYVLSIAVPNEHVSELIEIKKERDNILLENLNHKKTGN
- the rimK gene encoding 30S ribosomal protein S6--L-glutamate ligase, whose protein sequence is MDLKIIGSEEWCVFEELGIPAIKARVDSGAKTSSIQATNLKVFNKGAKEWVKFEVNPLPENRSIGISCEAQLVDRRMVKSSSGISEERLVVKTPVTIGDHTFDIELTLANRDTMEFRMLLGREALNERFIVNPAINYAVQEFVEEEIEEKYQPYFKEKTGLKIGLLASNPNLYSNKRIMEAAEARGHEIVFLNVELAYMKLDARSPEIRYRGGNILKDFDAVIPRIKPSVTFYGCALIRQFKNLGVYCQNSAESITQSRDKLFASQLFSNYDIHIPITGFAKSPMDTKDLIKMVNGAPLIIKLLESTQGKGVVLAETNKAAESVINAFKSVNTNILVQEFIKEANGQDIRCFVVNGKVVASMQRQAAKGEFRANIHQGGKASRIKITTEERKLAQKAAKVLNLAVAGVDIIRSNKGPLLLEVNSSPGLEGIENATGKDIANEMILAIEKKLKFTQG
- a CDS encoding pentapeptide repeat-containing protein, which codes for MPGFISDQLFEGANFVKERLPKGEYENCTFENCDFSNGYLDNQNFMECKFLECNLSNTNIAHNQFNDVLFDHCKMMGLKFEESNDFLMDFAFKQCMLNFSSFVGLSLKKEHFFNCKLIEVDFTETDLRNAKFEKCDLERAIFHNSILEGVDFSSAQNFNIDPEKNRLKEAIFTSKALPNLLRKYELKILD
- a CDS encoding SDR family oxidoreductase; translation: MTKSVGVLGCGWLGLPLAKNLVGQGYSVKGTTTSKNKLEILRNAGIVPYQVSLSEENIRGPISDFLKNLHVLIINVPPGFRGKGPKESYVKKMGLLHKATKQSPIEKVIFVSSTSVYGDIKGEVNEETTPKPVTESGKQLLDCERLFKEDENLQCTIIRFGGLIGPDRHPVTMLSGKKNVKGGNAPVNLIHLNDCINLISTIIKGEQWNQIINGVFPDHPLKKDYYTEEAKKRGLAPPQYKDDEGESDKKIDTCKLFLIKNKVLFTPIRS